In Bdellovibrionota bacterium, one genomic interval encodes:
- a CDS encoding OmpA family protein → MKNIKIINYLMILLLTTNSLANVIGTDAQNFNSISSGLDFVTVQSSETLAPGVFNLGLFFNYAKNTLPYFSQGKENDSLLIADMNIGYGLGENWDIGLSFPYLIDQSVKSTTAGGEFVDQGFTEYRINSKYRLFGDNTGGLALVGSVNFNRIENNPFVGEGSGPTYNLELAADTTYKKIALAINAGYRFRDPGEQIASIPEIAPFENQWIGSLAASYYVTELNLKLIAEIFGSWPAEKSSLNTQRELSSLEWLAGVKYNASQNIALHAGGGTELLQGSATPDWRIYTGINWTFGPLFKKEREIDPVTQKEESSPIYKVTRNEEEEVISIEVDDLDGPIAEEESFLVRDILFEFNSDQLDDKSLETLDKFATYLKRPPALEQVVVEGHTDSIGANKYNLELSKKRAISVGKYLVDQHNIPVSKIRAIGYGETRPISDNGNFQGREQNRRVEFQVTRKGASESFNGNNMQEVGTSTKKDQPIKKAPVKRILQKKNKR, encoded by the coding sequence ATGAAAAACATCAAGATTATTAACTACTTAATGATTCTTCTACTGACAACCAATTCCCTAGCCAACGTCATAGGAACAGACGCTCAGAACTTCAATAGTATCTCGAGCGGTTTGGATTTCGTAACGGTTCAGTCCTCAGAGACCTTGGCTCCGGGAGTTTTCAACTTGGGGCTGTTTTTCAATTACGCAAAAAACACTCTTCCCTACTTCTCGCAAGGCAAAGAAAACGATTCACTTCTTATTGCAGACATGAACATTGGTTACGGCCTTGGAGAAAACTGGGATATCGGACTCAGTTTTCCATATTTGATTGATCAATCCGTAAAGAGCACAACTGCTGGCGGAGAATTTGTCGATCAAGGTTTTACAGAATATAGAATCAATTCCAAGTACAGACTCTTTGGAGACAACACTGGCGGCCTCGCTCTGGTGGGTTCCGTAAATTTCAATAGAATTGAAAACAATCCTTTCGTTGGAGAAGGCTCAGGCCCCACTTACAATTTAGAATTGGCAGCAGATACAACTTACAAAAAAATCGCACTTGCAATCAATGCTGGTTATCGCTTTAGGGATCCTGGTGAACAGATTGCTTCTATTCCAGAAATTGCGCCTTTTGAAAATCAATGGATCGGATCTCTCGCTGCAAGCTACTATGTTACAGAATTAAATTTAAAGTTGATTGCAGAAATCTTTGGCAGCTGGCCCGCAGAAAAAAGCTCTCTCAATACTCAGAGAGAACTTTCCTCTCTAGAGTGGTTAGCAGGCGTTAAGTACAATGCTTCTCAAAATATCGCTCTACATGCAGGGGGCGGAACAGAACTTCTCCAAGGCAGTGCGACTCCCGACTGGAGAATCTATACTGGAATCAATTGGACATTCGGCCCACTCTTCAAAAAAGAAAGAGAGATTGATCCTGTCACTCAAAAAGAAGAAAGTTCTCCCATCTACAAAGTGACTCGTAACGAGGAAGAGGAAGTGATTTCTATCGAAGTGGATGATCTTGACGGTCCGATCGCGGAAGAAGAATCATTCTTAGTTCGCGATATCTTATTTGAATTCAACTCTGATCAACTGGACGACAAGTCTCTTGAGACTTTAGATAAATTTGCAACATACTTAAAGCGCCCACCGGCACTTGAGCAAGTGGTTGTCGAAGGTCACACCGATTCAATTGGTGCAAACAAATACAATCTTGAACTCAGCAAGAAGCGTGCGATCTCTGTTGGTAAGTATCTCGTGGATCAACATAACATTCCAGTTTCTAAAATTAGAGCTATCGGTTACGGAGAAACTCGTCCAATCTCTGATAATGGAAACTTCCAAGGTCGCGAACAAAATCGACGCGTAGAATTCCAAGTGACAAGAAAAGGCGCCTCAGAATCTTTTAATGGAAATAACATGCAAGAGGTTGGTACTAGCACTAAAAAAGATCAGCCCATAAAAAAGGCTCCAGTAAAAAGAATTCTTCAAAAGAAAAATAAACGTTAA
- a CDS encoding DMT family transporter, translated as MKVNLKKLQTENAILNILLSTLFFAFMNVVVKYLKDIPFFELVFFRATISCIIGYFTLKQMKISFKPSNPKMILLRGITGTISLMLFFYTLQRMPLTTAVTIQYLAPLFTAILAGFILNEKTTWLQWFFLLFSFLGVMMVKGFDYRISWIELGLGITAAFMSGLTYNLIRKLKDQEPPIRIVFYFPMVSAIISFPFLFTEIGGGWVTPDFRQSLLFLFLGIVTWFAQLFMTKAYQADAPGYISIFNYLGIFLGAGFGYIFFDETLTVLASFGILIILVSVVLSTLYQNYIKRKGKYVGKLTR; from the coding sequence ATGAAAGTCAATCTCAAGAAGCTCCAAACTGAAAATGCAATCCTCAATATATTGCTATCGACTTTATTTTTTGCGTTTATGAATGTGGTCGTAAAATACTTAAAGGACATCCCTTTTTTCGAACTCGTATTTTTTAGAGCCACCATTTCCTGCATCATTGGGTACTTTACTTTAAAACAAATGAAGATTTCCTTTAAGCCCAGTAATCCTAAAATGATTTTACTTAGGGGTATAACGGGAACAATTTCCTTAATGCTATTTTTTTATACATTACAGAGAATGCCGCTTACGACGGCAGTTACGATCCAATATTTGGCTCCTCTCTTCACGGCGATTTTAGCGGGATTTATTTTAAATGAGAAAACGACTTGGCTTCAGTGGTTCTTTTTATTGTTTTCTTTTTTGGGTGTGATGATGGTGAAAGGATTTGATTACCGCATCAGCTGGATAGAATTGGGTCTAGGAATTACCGCCGCCTTTATGTCAGGTCTTACTTACAATTTGATCAGAAAATTAAAAGATCAAGAGCCTCCAATAAGAATCGTATTTTACTTTCCGATGGTAAGTGCAATCATTTCATTTCCATTTTTGTTTACAGAGATAGGTGGTGGATGGGTTACGCCAGATTTTAGACAATCACTACTCTTTCTCTTTTTAGGGATTGTGACGTGGTTTGCTCAGCTTTTTATGACCAAGGCTTACCAGGCGGATGCCCCAGGCTATATCAGTATTTTTAACTATCTCGGAATTTTCTTAGGCGCAGGCTTTGGTTACATCTTTTTTGATGAGACTCTGACTGTTCTTGCAAGTTTCGGGATTTTGATTATCCTTGTAAGTGTAGTTTTAAGTACGCTTTATCAGAACTATATTAAGCGCAAAGGAAAATACGTTGGCAAACTCACACGATAA
- the hmgA gene encoding homogentisate 1,2-dioxygenase, translating into MKLDYMSGFQNTFSTEAVKGALPQDQNSPQVVNHGLYAEQFTSSAFTAPRHENLRSWFYRIRPSVLHSEFKPYLGNKLFQTHVADLETAPNQLRWDPPNHKQKKKKTDFIDGLVTYCESGSPKTQNGSAIHMFHITDSMTDRIFMNADGEMLIVIQSGEVLFKTEFGFLNVRPSEIVVIPKGVKFQVTLQSDSAIGYVSENFGKPFRLPDLGPIGANGLANPRHFLAPVAAFEEKDKAHEFIQKFNGSLWKTNLGHSPLDVVAWYGNTYPYKYDLKLFNTINTVSFDHPDPSIFTVLTSPSSDAGTANLDFVIFPPRWMVGENTFRPPYFHRNCMSEFMGLIYGAYDAKQDGFAPGGASLHNAFSAHGPDQQTFENASKAQLKPHKIEHTLAFMFESRYVFQTTEAAMNSPTLQKDYLSCWKGLKKNYKK; encoded by the coding sequence ATGAAACTTGATTACATGTCAGGATTCCAAAATACATTTTCAACAGAGGCCGTTAAAGGTGCCTTACCTCAAGATCAAAACTCACCCCAAGTGGTGAATCATGGTCTCTATGCAGAGCAATTCACATCTTCTGCCTTCACCGCTCCAAGACACGAAAACCTCAGATCATGGTTCTATAGAATTAGACCTTCAGTTCTTCATAGCGAATTCAAACCTTATCTTGGAAATAAACTTTTTCAAACCCACGTTGCAGATTTAGAAACAGCACCTAATCAACTTCGTTGGGACCCTCCGAATCACAAACAGAAAAAAAAGAAAACAGATTTTATCGATGGACTTGTGACTTACTGTGAATCTGGGTCACCGAAAACCCAAAATGGATCTGCCATTCATATGTTTCACATCACGGATTCTATGACAGATAGAATTTTTATGAATGCAGATGGCGAAATGCTCATCGTCATCCAATCCGGAGAAGTGTTATTTAAAACAGAATTTGGTTTTTTAAATGTTCGTCCCAGCGAAATCGTCGTGATTCCAAAAGGTGTAAAATTCCAAGTGACATTGCAATCCGATTCTGCAATCGGATACGTGAGCGAAAATTTTGGAAAACCATTTAGACTTCCTGATCTTGGACCAATTGGGGCCAACGGCCTTGCAAACCCAAGACATTTCTTAGCGCCCGTTGCGGCCTTTGAGGAAAAAGACAAAGCTCATGAGTTTATCCAAAAATTTAATGGCTCTCTCTGGAAAACCAATCTCGGCCATTCACCACTTGATGTAGTGGCATGGTACGGAAATACTTATCCTTACAAATACGATCTAAAACTTTTCAATACGATCAATACCGTAAGCTTTGATCATCCGGATCCTTCGATCTTTACTGTTTTAACTTCACCATCCAGTGACGCTGGAACAGCGAATCTGGATTTCGTGATTTTCCCTCCACGATGGATGGTAGGAGAAAATACGTTCAGACCTCCATACTTCCACAGGAATTGCATGAGTGAATTTATGGGATTGATTTATGGCGCTTACGATGCAAAACAAGATGGCTTTGCTCCGGGTGGCGCGAGTCTGCACAATGCTTTCTCTGCTCATGGACCCGATCAACAGACTTTCGAAAATGCCAGCAAAGCGCAATTGAAACCGCACAAGATCGAGCACACTTTAGCCTTTATGTTTGAAAGCCGCTATGTCTTCCAAACCACAGAAGCAGCCATGAACTCGCCGACACTCCAAAAAGATTATCTGTCGTGCTGGAAAGGGTTAAAAAAGAATTATAAGAAGTAG
- a CDS encoding cation diffusion facilitator family transporter, which yields MANSHDNHNHDDHGGHDHKHDHKPGHSHSHHGHHHHYVPGMTTQKKLFVVFLLNFTMAIVELIGGIMTNSTAILSDALHDFGDSLSLALSWYLEKVSNKKSDKQFSFGYRRFSLLAAVINSVILLGGSIWILTEVIPRLMNPESVHAKGMMYFAIAGLVVNGASVLLIRTGTSLNERVVSWHLMEDVLGWLAVLIVSIVLQFKDIPILDPILSLMITTIIVFNVFRNFKQVFFVFMQSTPASINQTLIEEALAKHKSISKVYHTHVWSLDGERHVLTTHIVLKADADKESYLEVQKWARDEVKKYGLWHTTIEIEFTESTTEC from the coding sequence TTGGCAAACTCACACGATAATCACAATCACGATGACCATGGCGGGCATGATCATAAACATGATCACAAGCCTGGTCATTCACATAGTCACCATGGGCATCACCATCATTATGTTCCGGGTATGACGACACAAAAAAAGTTATTCGTGGTTTTCCTTTTAAATTTTACTATGGCCATTGTAGAACTGATCGGTGGCATCATGACAAACAGTACAGCAATTCTTTCTGATGCTCTTCATGATTTTGGAGACAGTTTGTCTTTAGCTCTCAGTTGGTATTTAGAAAAAGTTTCTAATAAGAAAAGTGATAAACAATTCTCTTTTGGTTATCGTAGATTTTCGCTTCTTGCAGCTGTAATCAACTCAGTAATTTTATTGGGTGGGTCGATTTGGATTTTGACGGAAGTGATTCCTAGACTTATGAATCCAGAGTCGGTGCATGCCAAAGGAATGATGTACTTTGCTATTGCGGGACTGGTCGTAAATGGTGCGTCTGTTTTGTTGATAAGAACCGGGACCTCGCTGAATGAAAGAGTAGTTTCATGGCATTTGATGGAAGATGTATTGGGATGGCTTGCGGTGCTGATTGTCTCCATCGTTTTGCAGTTTAAAGACATTCCGATTCTTGACCCGATTTTATCATTGATGATCACTACGATCATTGTGTTCAATGTGTTTAGGAATTTTAAGCAAGTCTTTTTCGTATTCATGCAATCAACCCCAGCTTCGATCAATCAAACTCTGATAGAGGAAGCATTAGCAAAGCACAAAAGTATTTCTAAGGTTTATCACACACACGTTTGGTCTCTCGATGGTGAAAGACATGTGCTCACTACGCATATAGTTCTCAAGGCTGACGCCGATAAAGAGAGTTATCTTGAAGTGCAAAAGTGGGCGAGAGATGAAGTTAAAAAATACGGTCTCTGGCATACCACTATTGAGATAGAGTTCACGGAATCTACGACAGAATGTTAA
- a CDS encoding RNA pseudouridine synthase: MSSIKKVPKKYQPKGYKILHEDVDLLVGSKSPGYLTVAAKFDKVNTIHNALNQYVRKGNPRSRNCVFVVHRLDQATSGVLIFAKTESVQQYLKNNWKSTVKTYYTIVHGKMKDKKGLIESYLTEDEDYVIHSSQKDNQGKLAQTEYEVLNETDKYSLIKINLLTGRKNQIRVHMADKGCPVVGDEKYGKKDNFRDLYLHSSSIEFTHPFKARRMSFKADVPSYFKKLIEFDY, translated from the coding sequence GTGAGCAGTATCAAAAAAGTACCAAAAAAATATCAGCCGAAAGGTTACAAGATTTTGCATGAAGATGTAGATCTTTTGGTGGGGAGCAAGTCGCCGGGTTATCTTACGGTGGCGGCGAAGTTTGATAAAGTGAATACGATTCACAATGCTCTTAATCAGTATGTGAGAAAAGGAAATCCTCGTTCGCGGAACTGCGTCTTTGTGGTGCACAGATTGGATCAAGCAACTTCAGGAGTTTTGATTTTTGCAAAAACGGAAAGCGTTCAGCAGTACTTAAAAAACAATTGGAAATCTACAGTAAAAACTTACTACACGATCGTTCATGGAAAAATGAAAGATAAAAAAGGTTTGATCGAAAGTTATCTCACCGAAGATGAAGATTACGTGATTCATTCAAGCCAAAAAGACAACCAAGGTAAGCTTGCGCAAACGGAATACGAAGTTCTAAATGAAACAGATAAATATTCTTTGATAAAAATAAACCTTCTTACAGGTAGAAAAAATCAAATTCGTGTCCATATGGCAGACAAAGGTTGCCCTGTTGTGGGTGACGAGAAGTACGGAAAGAAAGATAATTTTAGAGATCTATACCTTCACTCAAGCTCCATTGAATTCACGCATCCCTTTAAAGCACGGAGAATGAGCTTTAAAGCGGATGTTCCTTCTTATTTTAAAAAGTTAATCGAATTTGATTACTGA
- the rpmG gene encoding 50S ribosomal protein L33: MAKKGKTRIITIECTEARKEGKPPSRYTTTKNTQTHPERLEKKKYNPFLKKHTIHKEIK, translated from the coding sequence ATGGCTAAAAAAGGCAAAACAAGAATCATCACAATCGAATGTACAGAAGCCAGAAAAGAAGGAAAACCGCCTTCTCGTTACACAACTACGAAGAACACACAAACTCATCCAGAAAGATTAGAAAAGAAAAAGTACAATCCGTTCTTAAAGAAGCACACGATTCATAAAGAAATTAAGTAA
- a CDS encoding high-potential iron-sulfur protein, which yields MNSRRSFLKMILAVPAVLAMGNMAFAQEKKKKKGDAGAAAAEVGQAVPGKGAAATIKYVEDKSKVAKADQVAKSGITFEKQTCANCILFQNGLCTIITDNNKKVKPTAWCPTWTHNPAVPA from the coding sequence ATGAACTCTAGACGTAGTTTCCTGAAAATGATTCTTGCCGTACCCGCAGTTCTTGCTATGGGCAATATGGCATTTGCTCAAGAAAAGAAGAAGAAAAAAGGGGATGCAGGAGCTGCAGCCGCTGAAGTTGGCCAAGCCGTACCTGGAAAAGGTGCAGCTGCAACGATTAAATATGTAGAGGACAAATCAAAAGTTGCAAAAGCTGATCAAGTTGCAAAAAGCGGAATTACATTTGAAAAGCAAACTTGCGCAAACTGCATATTGTTCCAAAACGGTCTTTGCACAATTATCACTGATAACAACAAAAAAGTAAAACCTACTGCGTGGTGCCCAACTTGGACACACAATCCCGCGGTTCCTGCTTAA
- the clpB gene encoding ATP-dependent chaperone ClpB — translation MDINKFTQKSQEALQSAQNISAENKHQDVDVDHLIYALLKQDHGLIPEIFNNLGVNLKNITNDIQTELNKRPSVTGSGADPNKIYITPKLNLLMSSAEKEAKKFGDEYISVEHFILAVLEKQEPQNIFQIFKKNSIVKDNFLKTLTKIRGSQKVTSQNPEETYQVLEKYGRDLVKEANNGKMDPVIGRDSEIRRVIRILSRKTKNNPVLIGEPGVGKTAIAEGLAQRIVRGDVPEGLKDKTVFALDMGALVAGAKYRGEFEERLKAVLNEIKKSEGRIVLFIDELHTIVGAGKSDGAMDAGQLLKPMLARGELHCIGATTLDEYRKYIEKDPALERRFQTVLVEQPNVEDTISILRGIKERFEVHHGVKIQDRALVSAAVLSDRYITDRFLPDKAIDLVDEACAKIRTELDSMPSELDQITRRMMQLQIEETALRKEKDEQSKDRLQKLQKEIADLKTESSTMKAQWEKEKGQNLDVRKIREQIEQYRNELEKAERSYDLEKAAELKLGKIPELEKKLKGLEENAQETKLLTEEVNEDEIADIVAKWTGIPVKRLLQGEKDKLLKLSEILHDRVIGQDEAVELVSDAVIRARAGIKDPKRPIGSFMFLGPTGVGKTELARALAENLFDSEDNIIRIDMSEYMEKHAVSRLIGAPPGYVGYDEGGQLTEAVRRKPYSVILFDEIEKAHPDVFNVLLQVLDDGRVTDSQGKTVNFKNTVIIMTSNIGAPILIEEIKDGGDISEKTRDRVLKELTSHFRPEFLNRVDEVVLFSPLKLSEIGKIVDIQLAQITKRLTDRNIKISVTEKAKKFIAEEAYDPIYGARPLKRFIQRNIETQLGRKFIAGEVKDGSHVEIDVKNEKLEFTVK, via the coding sequence ATGGATATAAATAAATTTACACAAAAAAGCCAAGAAGCCCTTCAGAGCGCTCAAAATATCTCCGCAGAAAATAAACATCAAGATGTGGATGTAGATCATCTAATCTACGCACTACTTAAGCAAGATCACGGACTCATTCCAGAAATATTTAATAACCTAGGTGTAAATTTAAAGAATATAACAAATGATATTCAAACAGAATTAAACAAGCGTCCCAGTGTTACCGGTTCTGGCGCCGATCCCAATAAGATTTATATTACACCAAAATTAAATCTTTTAATGTCGAGCGCAGAAAAAGAAGCCAAAAAATTTGGCGATGAATATATTTCCGTAGAACATTTTATTTTAGCGGTCTTAGAAAAACAAGAACCGCAAAATATATTCCAAATTTTTAAGAAAAACTCGATCGTTAAAGATAATTTCTTAAAAACTTTAACCAAAATTAGAGGAAGCCAAAAAGTGACATCACAAAATCCAGAAGAGACATATCAAGTTTTAGAAAAGTACGGTCGTGATTTAGTAAAAGAAGCCAACAACGGAAAAATGGATCCTGTGATCGGTCGAGATTCAGAAATTCGTCGCGTTATCAGAATCCTCTCTCGAAAAACAAAAAATAATCCTGTTTTGATTGGTGAACCCGGGGTAGGTAAAACAGCTATCGCCGAAGGCTTGGCCCAAAGAATTGTTCGTGGTGATGTGCCTGAAGGGCTGAAAGATAAAACGGTATTTGCTCTCGATATGGGCGCCCTTGTTGCCGGAGCAAAATACCGCGGCGAATTTGAAGAGAGGTTAAAAGCCGTTCTCAATGAAATTAAAAAATCCGAAGGAAGAATCGTATTATTTATTGATGAGTTGCACACAATTGTGGGTGCAGGAAAATCAGACGGAGCAATGGATGCTGGTCAATTGCTAAAGCCTATGCTTGCCCGTGGAGAGCTCCACTGCATTGGCGCTACAACACTTGATGAGTATCGTAAATACATTGAAAAAGATCCGGCTCTAGAAAGACGCTTCCAAACTGTATTGGTCGAACAACCCAACGTGGAAGATACAATTTCTATCTTGAGAGGGATCAAAGAAAGATTCGAAGTGCATCATGGCGTAAAGATTCAAGACAGAGCCCTGGTTTCTGCTGCGGTTTTGTCTGATAGGTATATTACTGATAGATTCTTACCTGATAAAGCGATTGATTTGGTCGATGAAGCTTGTGCAAAAATCCGAACAGAACTCGATTCAATGCCCTCAGAGCTCGATCAAATCACGAGACGCATGATGCAGCTACAAATCGAAGAGACGGCTTTAAGAAAAGAAAAAGACGAACAAAGTAAAGATCGCCTTCAGAAATTACAAAAAGAAATCGCAGATCTTAAAACTGAATCCTCAACCATGAAAGCTCAATGGGAAAAAGAAAAAGGTCAAAACTTAGATGTTCGGAAAATCCGTGAACAGATTGAGCAATACCGAAACGAACTCGAAAAAGCCGAGAGAAGCTATGATTTAGAAAAAGCCGCAGAACTAAAACTGGGTAAAATTCCAGAGCTCGAGAAAAAATTAAAAGGCTTAGAAGAAAACGCGCAAGAAACAAAACTTTTGACAGAAGAAGTGAATGAAGACGAAATCGCAGACATTGTTGCCAAGTGGACCGGCATTCCTGTAAAAAGACTTCTTCAAGGCGAAAAAGATAAACTTCTTAAACTTTCAGAAATTTTACACGACCGCGTGATTGGCCAAGACGAAGCCGTAGAACTTGTTTCTGATGCAGTTATAAGAGCAAGAGCTGGAATCAAAGATCCTAAGCGCCCAATTGGCTCATTCATGTTCCTAGGACCAACGGGTGTTGGCAAAACAGAACTCGCAAGAGCCCTTGCAGAAAATCTTTTTGATTCCGAAGACAATATCATCCGCATTGATATGTCCGAGTATATGGAAAAGCATGCGGTATCTCGCTTGATCGGCGCACCTCCAGGATATGTAGGCTACGATGAAGGCGGACAACTCACTGAAGCCGTAAGACGCAAACCCTACTCTGTAATCCTGTTTGATGAAATTGAAAAAGCGCATCCAGATGTGTTCAACGTTCTTCTGCAAGTTTTAGACGACGGTAGAGTGACAGACTCTCAAGGAAAAACAGTAAACTTTAAGAACACAGTGATCATTATGACTTCCAATATTGGCGCGCCAATCCTAATTGAAGAAATCAAAGACGGCGGAGATATTTCAGAAAAAACTAGAGATCGAGTTTTAAAAGAACTAACAAGTCACTTCCGTCCAGAGTTTTTAAACCGAGTGGATGAGGTGGTATTGTTTAGCCCGCTGAAACTCTCAGAGATCGGAAAAATCGTAGATATTCAATTGGCACAAATCACAAAACGTCTAACCGATAGAAATATTAAAATTTCTGTGACGGAAAAAGCGAAAAAATTTATTGCGGAAGAAGCCTACGATCCAATTTACGGAGCAAGGCCTTTAAAAAGATTTATCCAACGCAATATCGAAACTCAACTTGGGAGAAAATTTATCGCCGGCGAAGTCAAAGATGGATCTCATGTAGAGATTGATGTTAAAAATGAAAAACTAGAATTCACGGTGAAGTAG
- the hemF gene encoding oxygen-dependent coproporphyrinogen oxidase: MQTPQSIFFKSLQEEISNSLAKIQGTPFRQDIWKRDEGGGGDTRIFLDGEFLEKGGVNFSEVFGKFSPEFAEKIPYGEGLDFYATGISLVLHPKNPFVPTVHANFRYLKRGSAAWYGGGADLTPYYLFEEDAIHFHKTYANTLNAFSKDLYPKFKATCDEYFYLPHRAETRGVGGIFFDYQLEGTAFDSKQPVFEMSKACGNSFLNSYLPIVEKRLHLPFTEENKTFQEYRRGRYVEFNLLYDRGTIFGLKTNGRIESILMSLPLKARWEYDYQTKPGSPEAALANYLKPRDWINSLGD; encoded by the coding sequence ATGCAAACTCCCCAGTCAATTTTTTTTAAAAGTCTCCAAGAAGAAATCTCGAATTCATTAGCAAAAATCCAAGGCACCCCCTTTAGGCAAGACATTTGGAAGCGAGATGAAGGCGGTGGCGGTGATACCCGCATCTTTCTAGACGGAGAATTCCTAGAAAAGGGTGGAGTAAACTTTTCTGAAGTTTTCGGAAAATTCTCGCCTGAGTTTGCCGAAAAAATTCCTTACGGAGAAGGCCTTGATTTCTACGCTACTGGAATCTCTTTAGTGCTTCATCCTAAGAACCCCTTTGTACCCACAGTTCACGCCAATTTTAGATATCTAAAGCGTGGAAGTGCTGCATGGTATGGCGGCGGTGCTGACCTTACTCCTTATTACTTATTCGAAGAAGATGCTATTCACTTTCACAAGACTTACGCCAATACTTTGAATGCATTTAGCAAAGATCTTTATCCAAAATTTAAAGCCACTTGCGATGAATATTTTTACTTGCCCCACCGAGCAGAAACGCGTGGAGTAGGGGGAATCTTTTTTGATTATCAATTAGAAGGTACAGCCTTCGACAGCAAACAGCCTGTATTTGAAATGTCGAAGGCTTGTGGAAATTCATTTTTAAATTCATATTTACCTATTGTGGAAAAAAGACTTCACCTTCCTTTCACAGAGGAAAATAAAACCTTCCAAGAATACAGACGTGGAAGATATGTGGAATTTAATCTGCTATATGATCGCGGAACTATCTTTGGTTTGAAGACCAACGGGAGAATCGAATCTATCTTAATGTCTCTACCACTCAAAGCACGCTGGGAATATGACTACCAAACAAAGCCCGGCAGTCCGGAAGCGGCTTTAGCAAATTACCTAAAGCCCCGGGATTGGATAAATTCTTTAGGCGATTAA
- the dcd gene encoding dCTP deaminase: protein MILTDQEILKCIEEKSIVVEPYRPKCLGTNSYDVHLGATLALYTDEILDSKKHNKIQPVTIPPEGYVLMPDQFYLGVTEEYTETHKHVPFLEGKSSVGRLGIDIHATAGKGDVGFCNYWTLEISVKKPVRVYAGMPIGQLIYFEIKGDITNYYNKKSNAKYNARTDQPTESMMWKNF, encoded by the coding sequence ATGATTCTCACAGACCAAGAAATTCTAAAGTGCATTGAAGAAAAATCCATCGTTGTTGAACCCTATAGACCAAAATGTTTAGGCACCAACTCCTACGATGTGCATCTCGGAGCAACTCTTGCTCTCTATACAGATGAAATTTTAGATTCTAAGAAACACAATAAAATTCAACCCGTAACCATCCCACCCGAAGGTTATGTATTAATGCCTGATCAGTTTTATTTGGGCGTGACGGAAGAATACACCGAAACTCACAAACATGTTCCATTCCTTGAAGGAAAATCTAGCGTCGGTCGTTTAGGAATCGATATCCATGCCACGGCTGGTAAAGGTGATGTGGGTTTCTGTAACTATTGGACTTTGGAAATTTCTGTGAAAAAACCTGTGAGAGTGTATGCAGGAATGCCGATTGGTCAGCTGATTTACTTTGAAATCAAAGGCGACATCACAAACTACTACAACAAAAAATCAAATGCGAAGTACAACGCAAGAACTGATCAACCGACCGAATCCATGATGTGGAAGAATTTTTAG
- a CDS encoding NAD-dependent epimerase/dehydratase family protein codes for MIAVIAGATGLVGSYLVQLLLTNTEITSVISVSRKSLNINSPKLKEVIVSDFSKLDQHILDLKGDLYFSCLGTTIKDAGSKENFRKVDFNAIVDFAKIAKANDAKSLTVVSASGANPKSPIFYSKIKGETELALMAQDIPSLVIFRPGLLIGNRKARRPTEKLFIEAFKKISLILPTKLQKIVGTDARLLAQRMLDEAKVLSKETVIIESKDI; via the coding sequence ATGATAGCAGTTATCGCAGGAGCTACCGGATTGGTTGGATCATATCTTGTGCAACTTCTTTTGACAAATACAGAAATCACCTCCGTAATTTCTGTATCGCGAAAGTCTTTGAATATTAACAGTCCGAAGCTAAAAGAAGTTATTGTTTCTGATTTTTCTAAGCTCGATCAACACATTTTAGATCTCAAAGGAGATCTTTATTTTTCGTGCTTAGGTACAACCATTAAAGACGCCGGTAGCAAAGAAAATTTTCGTAAAGTTGATTTCAATGCCATTGTGGATTTTGCAAAAATTGCTAAAGCCAACGATGCAAAATCACTCACCGTGGTTTCAGCTTCAGGTGCTAATCCCAAGTCTCCTATTTTCTACAGCAAGATCAAGGGCGAAACAGAGCTTGCCCTTATGGCGCAAGACATACCTTCTCTTGTAATCTTCAGACCTGGATTACTTATTGGAAATAGAAAAGCAAGGCGACCTACCGAGAAATTATTTATTGAAGCATTTAAAAAAATTTCTTTAATATTACCTACTAAACTTCAAAAAATTGTAGGTACCGATGCTCGGCTGCTCGCTCAAAGAATGCTTGACGAAGCCAAAGTACTTTCTAAAGAAACCGTAATTATTGAATCAAAAGATATTTAA